One window from the genome of Candidatus Cybelea sp. encodes:
- a CDS encoding creatininase family protein: protein MAPKYRYGELTWPEVKAAAARPCVAIVPIATLEDHGHHLPIDTDLLLCASVCELAASRAADRVVLVPPINHGYSPHHMDFPGAITIGAHTLIDYGVDVCTSVAHHGFTRILMVNGHGSNTPFCDVIARLSVVATGALTAAVNYWAAPGVREVVESLRESEAVGGMNHACEFETSLYLALRPDLVDMGRAVHEIAHRPTKNYWTDLIAGDGSLAMMEHWSQLSESGVMGDPTKATAEKGRLLLEAAANGIVELVDELLARQSPPRKDHH from the coding sequence AGCGCGGCCGTGCGTCGCCATCGTGCCGATCGCGACGCTCGAGGATCACGGGCACCATCTGCCGATCGACACCGATTTGCTCCTCTGTGCGAGCGTCTGCGAGCTGGCCGCCTCGCGGGCGGCCGATCGGGTCGTCCTCGTTCCGCCGATCAATCACGGCTACAGCCCCCACCACATGGATTTTCCCGGCGCGATCACCATCGGCGCGCACACGCTGATTGACTACGGCGTCGACGTCTGCACGAGCGTCGCGCATCATGGATTCACCCGTATCCTCATGGTGAACGGGCACGGAAGCAACACGCCGTTCTGCGACGTCATCGCGCGTCTTTCCGTCGTCGCAACGGGCGCGCTCACCGCCGCCGTCAACTACTGGGCGGCACCGGGCGTGCGAGAAGTTGTCGAATCGCTGCGCGAGTCCGAGGCCGTCGGCGGGATGAATCATGCGTGCGAGTTCGAAACATCGCTCTATCTCGCGCTGCGTCCCGATTTGGTCGACATGGGCCGCGCCGTTCACGAAATCGCCCATCGGCCGACGAAAAATTACTGGACGGACCTAATCGCGGGCGACGGATCGCTGGCGATGATGGAGCACTGGAGTCAGCTCAGCGAGAGCGGCGTAATGGGCGATCCGACGAAGGCGACGGCCGAAAAAGGGCGCCTGCTCTTAGAAGCGGCTGCCAACGGCATTGTCGAGCTCGTCGACGAGCTGCTCGCGCGCCAGAGCCCGCCGCGCAAAGATCACCACTAA